In the Streptomyces fradiae ATCC 10745 = DSM 40063 genome, one interval contains:
- a CDS encoding ArsA family ATPase → MRTLLVMGPGGSGRTTIAAATALEAARDGRRVLLLTTDPAPGLPAGPAPGPGSDPDPLPAPAAGARPGSAPGPGPAHGSPAATDAPPAPAGLTVRRLDPAAHFRRELLALQVHAGPALDLLGAAPLDDDELTPLPGGAPFTYLAALRDAARQEWDLVVADLPALPDAVALLALPEQLRRYLRRLLPPERRAARALRPMLAQLAGVPMPPDGLYEAAARKDADLAAVTDLLAAPTTRVRLVVEPGPAAAGALRTARAGLALHRLPLDAVVANRLLPTASPDPWLADLADRQRAHLKELYEDGAPVREVPHLGRDPRTPADLALLGPLAPDPADAAAPAPPWPVEDLRATEGALVWRVPLPGAVKSDLGLVRRGDELALTVGPFRRLVPLPSALRRCTVTGAALRDGELRVRFAPDPGLWPRTP, encoded by the coding sequence ATGCGCACCCTTCTCGTCATGGGGCCCGGCGGGTCCGGCCGTACCACCATCGCCGCCGCGACGGCCCTGGAAGCCGCCCGTGACGGCCGGAGGGTCCTCCTCCTGACCACCGACCCGGCCCCCGGCCTCCCCGCCGGTCCCGCCCCCGGCCCCGGTTCCGACCCTGACCCGCTCCCCGCCCCGGCCGCCGGCGCCCGTCCCGGCTCCGCCCCCGGACCCGGCCCGGCCCACGGCTCCCCGGCCGCCACGGACGCCCCGCCCGCCCCGGCCGGGCTCACCGTGCGCCGCCTCGACCCCGCCGCCCACTTCCGCCGCGAGCTGCTCGCACTCCAGGTCCATGCCGGTCCCGCCCTCGACCTGCTGGGCGCCGCCCCGCTCGACGACGACGAGCTGACCCCCCTCCCCGGCGGCGCCCCCTTCACGTACCTGGCGGCCCTGCGCGACGCCGCCCGCCAGGAGTGGGACCTCGTCGTCGCCGACCTGCCCGCGCTGCCCGACGCGGTCGCCCTGCTCGCCCTGCCCGAGCAGCTCCGCCGCTACCTGCGCCGCCTGCTCCCGCCCGAGCGGCGGGCCGCCCGCGCCCTGCGCCCGATGCTGGCCCAGCTCGCGGGCGTGCCCATGCCGCCCGACGGGCTGTACGAGGCGGCCGCCCGCAAGGACGCCGACCTCGCCGCCGTGACGGACCTCCTCGCCGCACCCACCACCCGTGTCCGCCTCGTCGTGGAACCCGGCCCCGCCGCGGCCGGCGCCCTGCGCACCGCTCGCGCCGGACTCGCCCTGCACCGCCTCCCCCTCGACGCGGTCGTCGCCAACCGCCTGCTGCCCACCGCGTCCCCCGACCCCTGGCTCGCCGACCTCGCCGACCGGCAGCGCGCCCACCTCAAGGAGCTGTACGAGGACGGCGCCCCCGTGCGCGAGGTGCCCCACCTGGGCCGCGACCCCCGCACCCCCGCCGACCTGGCCCTCCTGGGCCCGCTCGCCCCCGACCCGGCCGACGCCGCCGCGCCCGCGCCGCCGTGGCCCGTCGAGGACCTCCGCGCCACCGAGGGCGCCCTTGTCTGGCGCGTGCCCCTGCCCGGCGCCGTCAAGTCCGACCTCGGGCTCGTCCGGCGCGGCGACGAACTGGCCCTCACCGTCGGCCCGTTCCGCCGCCTCGTCCCGCTCCCCTCCGCGCTGCGCCGCTGCACGGTCACCGGCGCCGCCCTGCGCGACGGCGAGCTGCGCGTACGCTTCGCCCCCGATCCGGGGCTGTGGCCCCGCACGCCCTGA
- a CDS encoding alpha/beta hydrolase produces MPVLPGAEPYRHEGGDVGVLLCHGFTGSPRSMRPWGEYLAEHGLTVSVPLLPGHGTRWQDMQVTGGEDWYAEVDRELRALRARCARVFVFGMSMGGALTLRLAARHGDAVSGIVLVNPANKVHGVAAHALPVVRHLVPTTTGLANDIAKPGQDEVAYDRVPLHAAYELRRFLRRVDGELPQVTQPLLLLRSPQDHVVPPADSARILGRVSSTDVTEILLEQSYHVATLDHDAERIFEESLAFVGRLAPGAGGTAVPGGTRGGGTTGG; encoded by the coding sequence GTGCCGGTCCTTCCTGGAGCCGAGCCGTACCGCCACGAGGGCGGCGACGTCGGCGTACTCCTCTGCCACGGCTTCACCGGGTCGCCCCGGTCGATGCGCCCCTGGGGCGAGTACCTCGCGGAGCACGGCCTGACCGTGTCGGTGCCCCTGCTCCCCGGGCACGGCACCCGCTGGCAGGACATGCAGGTCACCGGCGGGGAGGACTGGTACGCGGAGGTCGACCGGGAGCTGCGCGCGCTGCGCGCGAGGTGCGCCCGCGTCTTCGTGTTCGGCATGTCCATGGGCGGCGCGCTGACGCTGCGGCTGGCCGCCCGGCACGGCGACGCGGTGTCGGGCATCGTCCTGGTGAACCCGGCGAACAAGGTGCACGGCGTGGCCGCGCACGCGCTGCCGGTCGTCCGCCACCTGGTGCCGACGACGACCGGCCTCGCCAACGACATCGCGAAGCCCGGCCAGGACGAGGTGGCCTACGACCGGGTGCCGCTGCACGCCGCGTACGAGCTGCGCCGGTTCCTGCGCCGGGTCGACGGCGAGCTGCCGCAGGTGACGCAGCCGCTCCTGCTGCTGCGCTCGCCGCAGGACCACGTCGTGCCGCCCGCCGACTCGGCGCGCATCCTCGGCCGCGTCTCCTCCACGGACGTCACGGAGATCCTGCTGGAACAGAGCTACCACGTGGCGACGTTGGACCACGACGCGGAGCGGATCTTCGAGGAGAGCCTGGCGTTCGTCGGCCGACTCGCTCCGGGGGCCGGCGGCACGGCCGTCCCCGGCGGGACCAGAGGAGGGGGCACGACCGGTGGCTGA
- a CDS encoding ROK family glucokinase, with translation MGLTIGVDIGGTKIAAGVVDEEGAILDTHKVPTPSTPEGIVDAICAAVSAAGKGHDIEAVGIGAAGYVDDKRATVLFAPNIDWRHEPLKDKVEQRVGLPVVVENDANAAAWGEYRFGAGQGHEDVICITLGTGLGGGIIIGNKLRRGRFGVAAEFGHIRVVPDGLLCGCGSQGCWEQYASGRALVRYAKQRANATPENAEILLSLGDGTPEGIEGKHISDAARRGDKVAVDSFRELARWAGAGLADLASLFDPSAFIVGGGVSDEGDLVLDPIRKSFRRWLVGGRYRPHAQVLAAQLGGKAGLVGAADLARQG, from the coding sequence ATGGGACTCACCATCGGCGTCGACATCGGCGGCACGAAGATCGCGGCGGGCGTGGTCGACGAAGAGGGCGCCATCCTCGACACCCACAAGGTGCCGACCCCTTCGACACCCGAGGGCATCGTCGACGCGATCTGCGCGGCGGTCTCCGCGGCGGGCAAGGGCCATGACATCGAGGCCGTCGGCATCGGCGCCGCCGGCTACGTCGACGACAAGCGCGCGACCGTCCTGTTCGCGCCCAACATCGACTGGCGGCACGAGCCGCTGAAGGACAAGGTCGAGCAGCGCGTCGGGCTCCCCGTCGTCGTGGAGAACGACGCGAACGCCGCCGCCTGGGGCGAGTACCGCTTCGGCGCCGGGCAGGGCCACGAGGACGTCATCTGCATCACGCTCGGCACCGGCCTGGGCGGCGGCATCATCATCGGCAACAAGCTGCGCCGCGGCCGGTTCGGCGTCGCCGCCGAGTTCGGCCACATCCGGGTCGTCCCGGACGGCCTGCTGTGCGGCTGCGGCAGCCAGGGCTGCTGGGAGCAGTACGCCTCCGGCCGCGCCCTCGTCCGGTACGCGAAGCAGCGCGCCAACGCCACCCCGGAGAACGCCGAGATCCTGCTCTCCCTCGGCGACGGCACGCCCGAGGGCATCGAGGGCAAGCACATCAGCGACGCCGCCCGCCGGGGCGACAAGGTGGCCGTCGACTCCTTCCGCGAGCTGGCGCGCTGGGCCGGGGCCGGCCTCGCGGACCTGGCGTCGCTGTTCGACCCGTCCGCGTTCATCGTCGGCGGCGGCGTCTCCGACGAGGGCGACCTGGTCCTCGACCCGATCCGCAAGTCGTTCCGCCGCTGGCTGGTGGGCGGCCGGTACCGTCCGCACGCCCAGGTCCTCGCCGCCCAGCTCGGCGGCAAGGCCGGCCTGGTGGGCGCCGCCGACCTGGCCCGCCAGGGCTGA
- a CDS encoding endonuclease/exonuclease/phosphatase family protein: MALTALPDSRTEPDGSAVIRVLTYNVRSLRDDEDALARVVRACAPDVVLVQEAPRFFRWRKHAARLAAKSDLVVLGGGAPAAGPLLLCSLRVAVERTRDVLLPLTPGQHRRGFATAVVRVGGARFGVLSCHLSLRGDERYAQAGMLLDELAALDVPHAVAGGDINERPGGRSFSRLAAALQDCRAVRPWGGEHTWTPADPYQRIDAVFATRGVEVLGCGVPAGLPGVAEADLRAATDHLPVLAALRVPAAA; this comes from the coding sequence ATGGCGCTCACCGCACTGCCCGACTCCCGCACCGAGCCGGACGGATCGGCCGTGATCCGGGTGCTCACCTACAACGTCCGCTCGCTGCGCGACGACGAGGACGCCCTGGCACGGGTCGTGCGCGCCTGCGCCCCCGACGTCGTCCTCGTCCAGGAGGCCCCCCGCTTCTTCCGCTGGCGCAAGCACGCCGCGCGGCTGGCGGCCAAGAGCGACCTCGTCGTCCTCGGCGGCGGCGCCCCCGCGGCCGGGCCGCTGCTGCTGTGCTCCCTGCGCGTCGCCGTCGAACGCACCCGCGACGTCCTGCTGCCCCTCACCCCCGGACAGCACCGGCGCGGCTTCGCCACCGCCGTCGTCCGGGTCGGGGGCGCCCGGTTCGGCGTCCTGAGCTGCCACCTCAGCCTGCGCGGCGACGAGCGGTACGCGCAGGCGGGCATGCTCCTCGACGAACTGGCCGCCCTCGACGTGCCGCACGCGGTGGCGGGCGGCGACATCAACGAACGGCCCGGCGGCCGGTCGTTCAGCAGGCTCGCCGCCGCGCTCCAGGACTGCCGGGCCGTACGTCCCTGGGGCGGCGAGCACACCTGGACGCCCGCCGACCCGTACCAGCGGATCGACGCCGTCTTCGCCACACGGGGCGTGGAGGTGCTGGGCTGCGGCGTACCCGCCGGCCTGCCCGGAGTCGCCGAAGCGGACCTGAGGGCGGCGACGGACCACCTGCCCGTGCTCGCCGCCCTCCGCGTACCGGCCGCCGCCTGA
- a CDS encoding SRPBCC family protein: MAEHTSSSITIEAAPAEVMGVIADFARYPEWTGEVKEAEVLSEDAAGRAERVRLLLDAGAIKDDHTLAYTWTGDREVSWTLVKSQMLRALDGSYRLAPLAGGARTEVTYQLTVDVKIPMLGMIKRKAEKVIIDRALAGLKKRVESAPGA, translated from the coding sequence ATGGCGGAACACACCAGCTCGAGCATCACGATCGAGGCGGCGCCCGCCGAGGTCATGGGGGTGATCGCCGACTTCGCGCGCTACCCGGAGTGGACGGGCGAGGTCAAGGAGGCCGAGGTGCTGTCCGAGGACGCCGCCGGCCGCGCCGAGCGGGTCCGCCTGCTGCTGGACGCCGGGGCCATCAAGGACGACCACACCCTGGCGTACACCTGGACCGGCGACCGCGAGGTGAGCTGGACGCTGGTGAAGTCGCAGATGCTGCGCGCCCTCGACGGCTCGTACCGGCTCGCCCCCCTCGCGGGCGGCGCCCGCACGGAGGTCACCTACCAGCTCACCGTGGACGTCAAGATCCCGATGCTGGGCATGATCAAGCGCAAGGCCGAGAAGGTGATCATCGACCGGGCGCTGGCGGGCCTGAAGAAGCGCGTCGAGTCCGCGCCGGGCGCCTGA
- a CDS encoding DUF5304 domain-containing protein, with translation MSDATHRPGPPEDDAWARACAEDLAAERARRRGHGGPPPGSAAEELRKLVDAVADKVSSLGTPLLGAGAQSAVRQAVAQARSAIEPVVERNPEVFDHLAAAGGELLAAYRSAVQGQERRWTRGEAAEGPARPPADGPAAHERGGDDEGPAGSHRIDLD, from the coding sequence ATGAGCGATGCCACCCACCGCCCCGGCCCTCCCGAGGACGACGCCTGGGCGCGGGCCTGCGCCGAGGACCTGGCGGCCGAGCGCGCCCGCCGCCGCGGCCACGGCGGCCCTCCGCCCGGCTCCGCCGCCGAGGAGCTGCGCAAGCTCGTGGACGCCGTCGCCGACAAGGTCTCCTCGCTCGGCACGCCGCTGCTGGGCGCCGGTGCGCAGAGCGCCGTCCGGCAGGCCGTCGCACAGGCCAGGTCCGCGATCGAGCCGGTCGTCGAGCGCAACCCCGAGGTCTTCGACCACCTCGCCGCCGCCGGCGGTGAACTGCTGGCCGCCTACCGCTCCGCCGTGCAGGGCCAGGAGCGGCGCTGGACGCGCGGCGAGGCGGCCGAGGGGCCCGCGCGACCGCCCGCGGACGGCCCGGCCGCGCACGAGCGGGGCGGCGACGACGAGGGCCCGGCGGGCAGCCACCGCATCGACCTCGACTGA